The Melospiza melodia melodia isolate bMelMel2 chromosome 7, bMelMel2.pri, whole genome shotgun sequence genome has a segment encoding these proteins:
- the LOC134420473 gene encoding olfactory receptor 14J1-like translates to MCYDRYVSICKPLHYGTLLGSRACAHMAAAAWASAFLNALLHTANTFSLPLCHGNVLGQFFCEIPQILKLSCSKSYLREFGLLAVSACLSFGCFVFIVFSYMQIFRAVLRIPSEQGRHKAFSTCLPHLAVVSLFYSTGTFAYLKPPSISSPSLDLALSVLYSVVPPALNPLIY, encoded by the coding sequence atgtgctacgaccgctacgtgtccatctgcaaacccctgcactacgggaccctcctgggcagcagagcttgtgcccacatggcagcagctgcctgggccagtgcctttctcaatgctttgctgcacacagccaatacattttccctgcccctgtgccatggcaatgtcctgggccagttcttctgtgaaatccctcagatcctcaaactctcctgctccaaatcctaccttagggaatttgggctgcttgctgttagtgcctgtttatcatttggttgttttgtgttcattgttttctcctatatgcagatcttcagggctgtgctgaggatcccctctgagcagggacggcacaaagccttttccacctgcctccctcacctggccgtggtctctcttttctatagcactggcacgtttgcctacctgaagcccccctccatctcctccccatccctggatctggccctgtcagttctgtactcagtggtgcctccagccctgaaccccctcatctac
- the LOC134420474 gene encoding olfactory receptor 14I1-like, with protein MSNSSSISHFLLLALADTWQLQLLHFCLLLGISLAALLGNGLIISAVACDHHLHTPMFFFLLNLALSDLGSICTTVPKAMHN; from the coding sequence atgtccaacagcagctccatcagccacttcctcctgctggcattggcagacacgtggcagctgcagctcctgcacttctgcctcttgctgggcatctccctggctgccctcctgggcaacggcctcatcatcagcgccgtagcctgtgaccaccacctgcacacgcccatgttcttcttcctgctcaacctggccctcagcgacctgggctccatctgcacaactgtccccaaagccatgcacaat